The sequence CTGGTGGTCGCCGACGCGGTGATCTCGCCGAGCGGTTGCGGCAACATCTACATGAACGCCACCCCCCGCGTGATCTATGGCTGGGCGCAGACCGGGACCTTCTTCAAAGTCTTCACCCACATCGATGAAAAGTCCGGGATTCCGCGTCCGGCGCTGTGGCTGACTTTTGCCCTGTCGGTGTTCTGGACCCTGCCGTTTCCGTCGTGGGAAGCGCTGATCAACGTGGTCTCCGCCGCGCTGGTGCTGAGCTACGCCGTGGCACCTGTGTCAGTCGCCGCACTGCGCCGCAATGCGCCGGACATGCCACGGCCGTTCCGGGTCAAGTGCATGGGCGTGCTCGGGCCGGTGTCGTTCATCATCGCCGCGCTGATTGTCTACTGGTCGGGCTGGAACACTGTGTCGTGGCTGATCGGCCTGCAAATCCTGATGTTCGTCGTCTATCTGCTCTGCGGTCGTTTTGTGCCGACCGGCCACCTGAATCTGGCCAGCCAAGTGCGTTCCTCGGCATGGTTGATCGCCTTCTATGCGGTGACCATCGTGCTGTCGAAACTCGGCACCTTTGGTGGCCTGGGCATCCTCGCTCACCCGTTCGACACCATCGTCGTCGCTGCTTGCGCCACCGGCATTTATTACTGGGGCGCCGCGACCGGTGTGCCGGCGCACCTGCTGCGTCTGGAAGAGGACGACGAGGAAAGCGAAGTCACCGCCCCTGCCTCAACCGTTTCTGCACGCCCTGCCGGCGCCTACTGAAATCACCTAAAGGGATCTATTCATGAAAGAACTACACGTCATTGATTCCCATACCGGCGGTGAACCGACGCGCCTGGTGATGAACGGCTTCCCCGATCTGCCCGGCAACAGCATGGTGGAGAAACGCGATGCGCTGCGCACTGAGCATGATCAATGGCGCCGCGCCTGCCTGCTGGAACCACGCGGCAACGATGTGCTGGTCGGCGCGTTGTATTGCGAACCAGTATCGGCGGACGCCACTTGCGGGGTGATTTTCTTCAACAACGCCGGTTATCTGGGCATGTGCGGCCACGGCACCATCGGCCTGATCAACTCGTTGCAGTATCTGGGAAAAATCCAACCGGGCATCCACAAGATCGATACGCCAGTCGGCCCGGTCAGCGCCACGTTGCATGAGGACGGATCCGTCACCTTGGGCAACGTCCCCGCTTACCGCCACCGCAAACAGGTGCCGGTGGACGTGCCGGGCTTCGGTCAGGTATTGGGCGACATCGCCTATGGCGGCAACTGGTTCTTCCTCGTTTCCGAGCACGGTCAGACGCTGACGATGGACAACGTCGAACACCTCACCGCCTACACCTGGGCGATGCTCAAGGCCCTCGAAGACTCAGGCATTTTCGGCGAGGACGGTGCCGTCATCGATCACATCGAACTGTTCGCAGACGACGCCGTTGCCGACAGCCGCAACTTCGTCATGTGCCCCGGCAAAGCCTACGACCGCTCGCCGTGCGGCACCGGCACCAGTGCCAAACTCGCCTGTCTGGCCGCCGACGACAAGCTGCAGCCCGGCGCAACCTGGGTGCAGGCGAGCATCACCGGCAGCCAGTTCGAAGGCCGCTTCGAATGGGACGGCGAACGAGTCCGCCCGTTCATCACCGGCCGCGCTTACATGACCGCCGACAGCACCTTGCTGATCGACGAAGCAGACCCGTTCGCGTGGGGCATCTGAGCCACCGCGCTGACTTTTCACTTCACTTTGAATGATGTGCCAAGGAGTTAAAACAATGAGCGACAACATCTTCACCGGTTGCATGCCGGCCCTGATGACCCCGTGCACCGCCCAGCGCAAACCGGACTTCGATGCCCTGGTGGCCAAGGGTCGCGAGCTGATCGATATCGGCATGAGCGCCGTGGTTTATTGCGGTTCGATGGGCGACTGGCCGTTGCTCACCGAGGCGGAACGGCAGGAAGGCGTGGCGCGTCTGGTCGCTGCCGGGATTCCGACCATCGTCGGCACCGGCGCAGTGAACTCACGAGAAGCGGTTTCCCATGCAGCGCACGCGGCGAAAGTCGGCGCGCAGGGTCTGATGGTGATACCGCGCGTACTGTCCCGTGGTGCTTCGGCGACTGCGCAAAAAGCCCACTTCGCAGCGATTCTGCAAGCCGCACCGAACCTTCCAGCAGTGATCTACAACAGCCCTTACTACGGCTTCGCCACCCGCGCTGATCTGTTCTTCGAACTG comes from Pseudomonas sp. RU47 and encodes:
- a CDS encoding 4-hydroxyproline epimerase gives rise to the protein MKELHVIDSHTGGEPTRLVMNGFPDLPGNSMVEKRDALRTEHDQWRRACLLEPRGNDVLVGALYCEPVSADATCGVIFFNNAGYLGMCGHGTIGLINSLQYLGKIQPGIHKIDTPVGPVSATLHEDGSVTLGNVPAYRHRKQVPVDVPGFGQVLGDIAYGGNWFFLVSEHGQTLTMDNVEHLTAYTWAMLKALEDSGIFGEDGAVIDHIELFADDAVADSRNFVMCPGKAYDRSPCGTGTSAKLACLAADDKLQPGATWVQASITGSQFEGRFEWDGERVRPFITGRAYMTADSTLLIDEADPFAWGI